TTTTTCAGAAAATGCTCTTTCATGGCTTCGCCCTGTCCCTGGGGTACGAAACGCTCGAGGATAACCGCGTCGGCGCCAACTTTTTCTGAAAAATCGAGCATCGCCGGCGTGCTCCTGTAATTGTAACTCCCCAACGTGAACATCAGTACTTTTTGCTTCGTTGAAAGCTTTTTGAGCAGCTCGAAGTTGAACATGATCTTTTTGAAGCTGCCCTTTCCCCGGATCTTGTCATTCAATTCCGAATCAGAGCATTCCAGGGAGATCTTTACCTGCCTGAGTTTGGTGCAGGTCTCCAGCCTTTTGATCTTTTTCTCATTCAGGGGGATCGCGTTGGTAATAATGTTGTATTCTTTGAAATTGACGGTATCGTCAAGCTGATCGAAGATGTCGAAAATGTCGGGACGCAGGAGCGGTTCACCGCCGGTTACATTGACCGAGATCGCCTGGTCTGTCAGATGCCCGGAGATGACCTTGATAATGTGCTTGTTTATGTCGGTGCTCAGGTCATCATCATCCGTGAAATCGCTTTGATAGCAATGGCGGCAGCGCAGGTTGCAGAGGTTGGTAATATGCCACTGGAATCCAAATTCCTTCATGCGCCGTTTTCAGGAGCTAACCGCGCACGCAGAAAAATATTTTATCGAACAATCGGTCTCAGGCGCTCAGCGCACCATGATGAGTTTTCTGCTAATCAGCGTTTTTTCGTATTCCACCTGCAGGAAATAAATGCCGGCGCTCAGCTGCCGGTGTTGCGCATCGTCGCCCTGCCACACAACACGGTGCACGCCGGGTGCCGCGATCCCGTCATACAGGTTGGTGACCAGCCTGCCTAGCGCATCATAGATGTTCATTTTGACCGCACCTGACCGC
The genomic region above belongs to bacterium and contains:
- a CDS encoding radical SAM protein; its protein translation is MKEFGFQWHITNLCNLRCRHCYQSDFTDDDDLSTDINKHIIKVISGHLTDQAISVNVTGGEPLLRPDIFDIFDQLDDTVNFKEYNIITNAIPLNEKKIKRLETCTKLRQVKISLECSDSELNDKIRGKGSFKKIMFNFELLKKLSTKQKVLMFTLGSYNYRSTPAMLDFSEKVGADAVILERFVPQGQGEAMKEHFLKKEEWHDVINAVITFAGLDAHPNDLIMYRAFYIDLNKNKDVHGAFCNLGDESMALMPNADVYPCRRTPVKIGNILSDDFGDILIRLKLLRESFDKSLKGKCGSCAVSGCIGCRALSHALTGDLYEEDRQCYLGK